Below is a window of Leucobacter chromiiresistens DNA.
CCTGATCCTCCCCGCGAAGTTCCGCAGCGAACTCGCCGACGGGCTCGTGATCACGCGCGGTCAGGAGCGGTGCCTCTACGTCTTCAGCGAGACGGAGTTCGCGGAGATGCACCAGCGTCTGCGCAGCGCGCCGCTCGCGTCGAAGCAGGCGCGCGACTATCTCCGCGTCTTCCTCTCCGGGGCCCACCCTGAGACCCCCGACAAGCAGAGCCGCGTCACCATCCCGCAGAACCTCCGCGAATACGCGGGGCTCGACCGCGAACTGGCCGTCATCGGCGCCGGCTCGCGCGCGGAGATCTGGGATGCGGAGGCTTGGCAGACCTACCTGGCAGCGCAGGAGGCGGCGTTCTCCGAGATCGAGGAGGAGGTGATCCCGGGCATGTTCTAGCCCGGAATCGCTATGGCACACGACAACACACGCGATCCGAGCGCGCTGCACACCCCCGTGCTGCTCGAGCGCTGCATCGAACTGCTCGCCCCCGCGGCGGCCGACGGAGCGCCCGGGGCACCGCCGGTGATCGTCGACGCGACCCTCGGCATGGGCGGGCACACCGAGGCGCTGCTCGAGCGGTTCCCGCACCTGCACGTCATCGGACTCGACCGCGACACCGAAGCGCTCGAGCTCGCCGGCGCACGACTCGCGCGCTTCGGCGATCGGGCGATCCGCGTGCACGCGGTGTACGACGAGATCGCACGC
It encodes the following:
- the mraZ gene encoding division/cell wall cluster transcriptional repressor MraZ, whose protein sequence is MFLGTFTPRLDEKGRLILPAKFRSELADGLVITRGQERCLYVFSETEFAEMHQRLRSAPLASKQARDYLRVFLSGAHPETPDKQSRVTIPQNLREYAGLDRELAVIGAGSRAEIWDAEAWQTYLAAQEAAFSEIEEEVIPGMF